A single region of the Gasterosteus aculeatus chromosome 1, fGasAcu3.hap1.1, whole genome shotgun sequence genome encodes:
- the r3hdm1 gene encoding R3H domain-containing protein 1 isoform X16, with protein sequence MRMSDTADAETMKVSEAAPAPPKDDGADSEVADQSQTARDDHSSNNGDAPPMKYSKSNPRLKLVRSLAVCEESFPFPIPEPSATPQDGFLLQPFEKDELAAQDHAEKEDSCDKADKPEKTQRKMLSRDSSQDYTDSTGIDLHEFLVNTLKGNPRDRIMLLKLEQDILDFISNNESHKRKFPPMTSYHRMLLHRVAAYFGMDHNVDPSGKSVVINKTTNTRIPDQKFSEHIKDDRADDFQKRYILKRDNSSFDREDSMIRMRLKADKRSKSMEEREEEYQRARERIFAHEGDHFILDRSAQDEGACTSTQQRRQMFRLRAGRSGASRQSSSETDTLPRHGESRPWSSTDSSDSSNRLAPRPAITKASSFSGISPGLLRGDSTASSKSTGRLSKTGSESCSSVGSSSSSLSRPQLPLPVSAPSWSGVPGAPSVRPAADARGSVHPEIIKSVQPRPPSSADAPSYFVLPLEASGIPPGSVLVNPHTGKPFIHPDGSAVVYNPASAAGRIQHGKTPQQQQPIPAATQQQQQPANHLHSQPICPSLQLSSEPVNNPTVSYPLPPPQFLPVCPNQQYTVPDALNAQFSHMTLVQQPSSDVGASGADGRHYPAVYHHHHGSPVVLQGAPPPQHHHQQHHHHQQQQQQLAGYMLAGPSGGQHPGLLQGQPVPLPTPGPNHAYPSPTPGPAAYPNQQLLQQHTYIQQPVQQMPACYCSSAHHPHCSGQQQHYRAPVNPLPYNCLQSQSLPQQQVHQAMMPNPASSYQAVVGMQPGSSLALTGNQQSNMSNQMQGMMVQYPPMQSYQVSLPQQTYQQPVFVSCQPGQGAMAMAGMQPCYSLLPPNQHTTMSSTVSFLPAQMMEQLQFSQTSSPCVSQQHPGQQYAGLLPPGGGMVMLQMTAPSCQQPRAPSPCQRKQPGHKHPGPEHQRGRRPAELPAPPDGAQSSLPSSPALTPSPGQPPSFKGLPSAISSIPAMGGPAHPHHHPPLPTAFCHSGQGETHYSLLGQPLQYKPSIRPPLIHTAHVVAKHQGPLGVWRSSNGRKAGRKPLSSDLS encoded by the exons CCCATGAAGTACTCTAAG TCCAACCCCAGACTAAAGCTCGTGCGGAGCCTGGCGGTGTGCGAGGAGTCCTTCCCTTTCCCAATCCCCGAGCCTTCGGCAACACCTCAG GACGGATTCCTCCTCCAGCCCTTTGAAAAGGACGAGCTAGCCGCGCAGGACCACGCGGAGAAAGAGGACAGCTGCGACAAGGCGGACAAGCCTGAGAAAACGCAGAGGAAGATGCTATCGAGAG ATTCCAGTCAAGATTACACCGATTCCACTGGGATAGATCTTCACGAGTTCCTGGTCAACACGCTGAAGGGGAACCCCAG GGATCGAATCATGCTACTGAAGTTGGAACAGGACATCTTGgacttcatcagcaataatga AAGCCATAAGAGGAAGTTCCCACCCATGACGTCCTACCACAGGATGCTGCTCCACCGAGTGGCCGCCTACTTCGGCATGGACCACAACGTGGACCCCAGTGGAAAGTCTGTGGTGATCAACAAAACTACCAACACTAGAAT ACCAGATCAGAAATTCTCAGAACACATCAAGGACGACCGGGCGGACGATTTCCAGAAACGCTACATTCTCAAACGAGACAACTCCAGCTTTGATCGCGAGGACAGCATG ATTCGAATGCGTTTGAAAGCCGACAAGAGAAGCAAAtcgatggaggagagggaggaggagtacCAGCGAGCCAGAGAAAGGATATTCGCACATGAA GGAGACCACTTCATACTCGATAGGAG CGCTCAGGATGAAGGCGCATGCACGAGCACCCAACAGAGGCGGCAAATGTTCAG GTTACGTGCCGGCCGCTCGGGCGCCAGCCGTCAGAGCAGCTCTGAGACGGACACGCTGCCGCGGCACGGCGAGTCGCGGCCGTGGAGCAGCACCGACAGCTCGGACAGCTCCAATCGGCTCGCCCCGCGGCCCGCCATCACCAAGGCCAGCAGCTTCAGCGGCATCTCCCCGGGCCTCTTGCGGGGGGACAGCACGGCCAGCAGCAAGAGCACCGGGAGGCTCTCCAAGACAG GCTCAGAGTCGTGCAGCAGTGTCGGCTCCTCGTCCAGCTCGCTGTCCCGCCCCCAGCTGCCCCTCCCGGTCTCGGCGCCATCCTGGTCCGGCGTCCCCGGCGCTCCGTCGGTCCGCCCGGCCGCCGACGCCAGGGGGTCCGTGCACCCCGAGATAATCAAGAGCGTCCAGCCGCGGCCCCCGTCGTCTGCGGATGCACCCAGCTACTTTGTGTTGCCGCTGGAGGCCTCGGGGATCCCGCCCGGCAGCGTCCTGGTCAACCCGCATACGG GCAAGCCTTTCATCCACCCAGACGGCAGCGCCGTAGTTTATAACCCGGCCTCCGCTGCTGGCAGGATCCAGCACGGCAAAACCCCGCAGCAGCAACAGCCAATCCCTGCCGcaacgcagcagcagcaacagccgGCCAATCACCTCCACTCACAG CCGATCTGTCCTTCTCTCCAGCTGTCTTCTGAGCCTGTTAACAACCCAACGGTCTCgtatcctcttcctcctcctcagttcCTGCCCGTCTGTCCTAACCAACAGTACACTGTG cccgACGCCCTCAACGCCCAGTTCAGTCACATGACGCTGGTGCAGCAGCCATCCAGCGACGTCGGTGCCTCGGGGGCAGACGGCCGCCACTACCCCGCCGtgtaccaccaccaccatggcTCCCCCGTAGTCCTGCAGggagcgccgccgccgcagcaccaccaccaacagcaccaccaccaccagcagcagcagcagcagctcgcagGCTACATGTTGGCGGGGCCGTCGGGGGGGCAACACCCAGGACTGCTGCAGGGTCAGCCCGTCCCGCTCCCGACACCGGGCCCCAACCACGCGTATCCCAGCCCCACGCCGGGGCCCGCCGCTTATCCGAACCAGCAGCTGCTCCAACAGCACACCTACATCCAACAGCCCGTGCAGCAG ATGCCGGCGTGCTACTGCTCGTCGGCCCACCACCCGCACTGCTccggccagcagcagcactaCCGGGCCCCAGTCAACCCGCTGCCCTACAACTGCCTTCAGAGCCAAAGCCTGCCCCAGCAACAAG TGCACCAAGCCATGATGCCCAACCCAGCGTCCAGCTACCAGGCCGTAGTGGGCATGCAGCCGGGCTCCAGCCTGGCTCTCACCGGCAACCAGCAAAGCAATATGAGCAACCAGATGCAAGGAATGATGGTCCAGTACCCTCCAATGCAGTCGTATCAG GTTTCTTTGCCACAGCAGACGTACCAACAGCCAGTGTTTGTGTCCTGTCAGCCGGGGCAGGGGGCCATGGCCATGGCCGGCATGCAGCCCTGCTACAGCCTGCTCCCCCCGAACCAGCACACCACCATGAG TTCCACAGTGAGTTTCCTGCCCGCACAGATGATGGAGCAGCTGCAGTTCTCTCAGACCTCGTCCCCCTGCGTCTCCCAGCAGCACCCAGGCCAGCAGTATGCCG GGTTGTTGCCCCCGGGCGGCGGTATGGTGATGCTGCAAATGACGGCGCCCTCCTGCCAGCAGCCCCGGGCCCCCTCCCCCTGCCAGCGGAAACAGCCGGGCCACAAACACCCGGGGCCCGAGCACCAGCGCGGCCGCAGGCCCGCGGAGCTCCCTGCGCCTCCAGACGGCGCCCAG AGCAGCCTGCCCTCGTCCCCGGCGCTCACTCCCTCGCCAGGCCAGCCGCCCAGCTTCAAGGGCCTCCCGTCGGCCATCTCGTCCATCCCTGCCATGGGAGGCCCGGcgcacccccaccaccacccgccgCTCCCTACAGCCTTCTGCCACAGTGGACAAG GTGAAACACACTACTCCCTCCTGGGCCAACCTCTGCAGTACAAACCCTCCATCAGACCCCCCCTGATCCACACCGCCCACGTCGTTGCCAAACACCAG ggTCCGCTGGGGGTTTGGCGTAGCAGTAACGGGAGGAAGGCCGGCAGAAAACCTCTGTCTTCAGATCTCAGT TGA
- the r3hdm1 gene encoding R3H domain-containing protein 1 isoform X18, translated as MRMSDTADAETMKVSEAAPAPPKDDGADSEVADQSQTARDDHSSNNGDAPPMKYSKSNPRLKLVRSLAVCEESFPFPIPEPSATPQDGFLLQPFEKDELAAQDHAEKEDSCDKADKPEKTQRKMLSRDSSQDYTDSTGIDLHEFLVNTLKGNPRDRIMLLKLEQDILDFISNNESHKRKFPPMTSYHRMLLHRVAAYFGMDHNVDPSGKSVVINKTTNTRIPDQKFSEHIKDDRADDFQKRYILKRDNSSFDREDSMIRMRLKADKRSKSMEEREEEYQRARERIFAHEGDHFILDRSAQDEGACTSTQQRRQMFRLRAGRSGASRQSSSETDTLPRHGESRPWSSTDSSDSSNRLAPRPAITKASSFSGISPGLLRGDSTASSKSTGRLSKTGSESCSSVGSSSSSLSRPQLPLPVSAPSWSGVPGAPSVRPAADARGSVHPEIIKSVQPRPPSSADAPSYFVLPLEASGIPPGSVLVNPHTGKPFIHPDGSAVVYNPASAAGRIQHGKTPQQQQPIPAATQQQQQPANHLHSQPDALNAQFSHMTLVQQPSSDVGASGADGRHYPAVYHHHHGSPVVLQGAPPPQHHHQQHHHHQQQQQQLAGYMLAGPSGGQHPGLLQGQPVPLPTPGPNHAYPSPTPGPAAYPNQQLLQQHTYIQQPVQQMPACYCSSAHHPHCSGQQQHYRAPVNPLPYNCLQSQSLPQQQVHQAMMPNPASSYQAVVGMQPGSSLALTGNQQSNMSNQMQGMMVQYPPMQSYQQVSLPQQTYQQPVFVSCQPGQGAMAMAGMQPCYSLLPPNQHTTMSSTVSFLPAQMMEQLQFSQTSSPCVSQQHPGQQYAGLLPPGGGMVMLQMTAPSCQQPRAPSPCQRKQPGHKHPGPEHQRGRRPAELPAPPDGAQSSLPSSPALTPSPGQPPSFKGLPSAISSIPAMGGPAHPHHHPPLPTAFCHSGQGETHYSLLGQPLQYKPSIRPPLIHTAHVVAKHQGPLGVWRSSNGRKAGRKPLSSDLS; from the exons CCCATGAAGTACTCTAAG TCCAACCCCAGACTAAAGCTCGTGCGGAGCCTGGCGGTGTGCGAGGAGTCCTTCCCTTTCCCAATCCCCGAGCCTTCGGCAACACCTCAG GACGGATTCCTCCTCCAGCCCTTTGAAAAGGACGAGCTAGCCGCGCAGGACCACGCGGAGAAAGAGGACAGCTGCGACAAGGCGGACAAGCCTGAGAAAACGCAGAGGAAGATGCTATCGAGAG ATTCCAGTCAAGATTACACCGATTCCACTGGGATAGATCTTCACGAGTTCCTGGTCAACACGCTGAAGGGGAACCCCAG GGATCGAATCATGCTACTGAAGTTGGAACAGGACATCTTGgacttcatcagcaataatga AAGCCATAAGAGGAAGTTCCCACCCATGACGTCCTACCACAGGATGCTGCTCCACCGAGTGGCCGCCTACTTCGGCATGGACCACAACGTGGACCCCAGTGGAAAGTCTGTGGTGATCAACAAAACTACCAACACTAGAAT ACCAGATCAGAAATTCTCAGAACACATCAAGGACGACCGGGCGGACGATTTCCAGAAACGCTACATTCTCAAACGAGACAACTCCAGCTTTGATCGCGAGGACAGCATG ATTCGAATGCGTTTGAAAGCCGACAAGAGAAGCAAAtcgatggaggagagggaggaggagtacCAGCGAGCCAGAGAAAGGATATTCGCACATGAA GGAGACCACTTCATACTCGATAGGAG CGCTCAGGATGAAGGCGCATGCACGAGCACCCAACAGAGGCGGCAAATGTTCAG GTTACGTGCCGGCCGCTCGGGCGCCAGCCGTCAGAGCAGCTCTGAGACGGACACGCTGCCGCGGCACGGCGAGTCGCGGCCGTGGAGCAGCACCGACAGCTCGGACAGCTCCAATCGGCTCGCCCCGCGGCCCGCCATCACCAAGGCCAGCAGCTTCAGCGGCATCTCCCCGGGCCTCTTGCGGGGGGACAGCACGGCCAGCAGCAAGAGCACCGGGAGGCTCTCCAAGACAG GCTCAGAGTCGTGCAGCAGTGTCGGCTCCTCGTCCAGCTCGCTGTCCCGCCCCCAGCTGCCCCTCCCGGTCTCGGCGCCATCCTGGTCCGGCGTCCCCGGCGCTCCGTCGGTCCGCCCGGCCGCCGACGCCAGGGGGTCCGTGCACCCCGAGATAATCAAGAGCGTCCAGCCGCGGCCCCCGTCGTCTGCGGATGCACCCAGCTACTTTGTGTTGCCGCTGGAGGCCTCGGGGATCCCGCCCGGCAGCGTCCTGGTCAACCCGCATACGG GCAAGCCTTTCATCCACCCAGACGGCAGCGCCGTAGTTTATAACCCGGCCTCCGCTGCTGGCAGGATCCAGCACGGCAAAACCCCGCAGCAGCAACAGCCAATCCCTGCCGcaacgcagcagcagcaacagccgGCCAATCACCTCCACTCACAG cccgACGCCCTCAACGCCCAGTTCAGTCACATGACGCTGGTGCAGCAGCCATCCAGCGACGTCGGTGCCTCGGGGGCAGACGGCCGCCACTACCCCGCCGtgtaccaccaccaccatggcTCCCCCGTAGTCCTGCAGggagcgccgccgccgcagcaccaccaccaacagcaccaccaccaccagcagcagcagcagcagctcgcagGCTACATGTTGGCGGGGCCGTCGGGGGGGCAACACCCAGGACTGCTGCAGGGTCAGCCCGTCCCGCTCCCGACACCGGGCCCCAACCACGCGTATCCCAGCCCCACGCCGGGGCCCGCCGCTTATCCGAACCAGCAGCTGCTCCAACAGCACACCTACATCCAACAGCCCGTGCAGCAG ATGCCGGCGTGCTACTGCTCGTCGGCCCACCACCCGCACTGCTccggccagcagcagcactaCCGGGCCCCAGTCAACCCGCTGCCCTACAACTGCCTTCAGAGCCAAAGCCTGCCCCAGCAACAAG TGCACCAAGCCATGATGCCCAACCCAGCGTCCAGCTACCAGGCCGTAGTGGGCATGCAGCCGGGCTCCAGCCTGGCTCTCACCGGCAACCAGCAAAGCAATATGAGCAACCAGATGCAAGGAATGATGGTCCAGTACCCTCCAATGCAGTCGTATCAG caGGTTTCTTTGCCACAGCAGACGTACCAACAGCCAGTGTTTGTGTCCTGTCAGCCGGGGCAGGGGGCCATGGCCATGGCCGGCATGCAGCCCTGCTACAGCCTGCTCCCCCCGAACCAGCACACCACCATGAG TTCCACAGTGAGTTTCCTGCCCGCACAGATGATGGAGCAGCTGCAGTTCTCTCAGACCTCGTCCCCCTGCGTCTCCCAGCAGCACCCAGGCCAGCAGTATGCCG GGTTGTTGCCCCCGGGCGGCGGTATGGTGATGCTGCAAATGACGGCGCCCTCCTGCCAGCAGCCCCGGGCCCCCTCCCCCTGCCAGCGGAAACAGCCGGGCCACAAACACCCGGGGCCCGAGCACCAGCGCGGCCGCAGGCCCGCGGAGCTCCCTGCGCCTCCAGACGGCGCCCAG AGCAGCCTGCCCTCGTCCCCGGCGCTCACTCCCTCGCCAGGCCAGCCGCCCAGCTTCAAGGGCCTCCCGTCGGCCATCTCGTCCATCCCTGCCATGGGAGGCCCGGcgcacccccaccaccacccgccgCTCCCTACAGCCTTCTGCCACAGTGGACAAG GTGAAACACACTACTCCCTCCTGGGCCAACCTCTGCAGTACAAACCCTCCATCAGACCCCCCCTGATCCACACCGCCCACGTCGTTGCCAAACACCAG ggTCCGCTGGGGGTTTGGCGTAGCAGTAACGGGAGGAAGGCCGGCAGAAAACCTCTGTCTTCAGATCTCAGT TGA
- the r3hdm1 gene encoding R3H domain-containing protein 1 isoform X15, with protein sequence MRMSDTADAETMKVSEAAPAPPKDDGADSEVADQSQTARDDHSSNNGDAPPMKYSKSNPRLKLVRSLAVCEESFPFPIPEPSATPQDGFLLQPFEKDELAAQDHAEKEDSCDKADKPEKTQRKMLSRDSSQDYTDSTGIDLHEFLVNTLKGNPRDRIMLLKLEQDILDFISNNESHKRKFPPMTSYHRMLLHRVAAYFGMDHNVDPSGKSVVINKTTNTRIPDQKFSEHIKDDRADDFQKRYILKRDNSSFDREDSMIRMRLKADKRSKSMEEREEEYQRARERIFAHEGDHFILDRSAQDEGACTSTQQRRQMFRLRAGRSGASRQSSSETDTLPRHGESRPWSSTDSSDSSNRLAPRPAITKASSFSGISPGLLRGDSTASSKSTGRLSKTGSESCSSVGSSSSSLSRPQLPLPVSAPSWSGVPGAPSVRPAADARGSVHPEIIKSVQPRPPSSADAPSYFVLPLEASGIPPGSVLVNPHTGKPFIHPDGSAVVYNPASAAGRIQHGKTPQQQQPIPAATQQQQQPANHLHSQPICPSLQLSSEPVNNPTVSYPLPPPQFLPVCPNQQYTVPDALNAQFSHMTLVQQPSSDVGASGADGRHYPAVYHHHHGSPVVLQGAPPPQHHHQQHHHHQQQQQQLAGYMLAGPSGGQHPGLLQGQPVPLPTPGPNHAYPSPTPGPAAYPNQQLLQQHTYIQQPVQQMPACYCSSAHHPHCSGQQQHYRAPVNPLPYNCLQSQSLPQQQVHQAMMPNPASSYQAVVGMQPGSSLALTGNQQSNMSNQMQGMMVQYPPMQSYQQVSLPQQTYQQPVFVSCQPGQGAMAMAGMQPCYSLLPPNQHTTMSSTVSFLPAQMMEQLQFSQTSSPCVSQQHPGQQYAGLLPPGGGMVMLQMTAPSCQQPRAPSPCQRKQPGHKHPGPEHQRGRRPAELPAPPDGAQSSLPSSPALTPSPGQPPSFKGLPSAISSIPAMGGPAHPHHHPPLPTAFCHSGQGETHYSLLGQPLQYKPSIRPPLIHTAHVVAKHQGPLGVWRSSNGRKAGRKPLSSDLS encoded by the exons CCCATGAAGTACTCTAAG TCCAACCCCAGACTAAAGCTCGTGCGGAGCCTGGCGGTGTGCGAGGAGTCCTTCCCTTTCCCAATCCCCGAGCCTTCGGCAACACCTCAG GACGGATTCCTCCTCCAGCCCTTTGAAAAGGACGAGCTAGCCGCGCAGGACCACGCGGAGAAAGAGGACAGCTGCGACAAGGCGGACAAGCCTGAGAAAACGCAGAGGAAGATGCTATCGAGAG ATTCCAGTCAAGATTACACCGATTCCACTGGGATAGATCTTCACGAGTTCCTGGTCAACACGCTGAAGGGGAACCCCAG GGATCGAATCATGCTACTGAAGTTGGAACAGGACATCTTGgacttcatcagcaataatga AAGCCATAAGAGGAAGTTCCCACCCATGACGTCCTACCACAGGATGCTGCTCCACCGAGTGGCCGCCTACTTCGGCATGGACCACAACGTGGACCCCAGTGGAAAGTCTGTGGTGATCAACAAAACTACCAACACTAGAAT ACCAGATCAGAAATTCTCAGAACACATCAAGGACGACCGGGCGGACGATTTCCAGAAACGCTACATTCTCAAACGAGACAACTCCAGCTTTGATCGCGAGGACAGCATG ATTCGAATGCGTTTGAAAGCCGACAAGAGAAGCAAAtcgatggaggagagggaggaggagtacCAGCGAGCCAGAGAAAGGATATTCGCACATGAA GGAGACCACTTCATACTCGATAGGAG CGCTCAGGATGAAGGCGCATGCACGAGCACCCAACAGAGGCGGCAAATGTTCAG GTTACGTGCCGGCCGCTCGGGCGCCAGCCGTCAGAGCAGCTCTGAGACGGACACGCTGCCGCGGCACGGCGAGTCGCGGCCGTGGAGCAGCACCGACAGCTCGGACAGCTCCAATCGGCTCGCCCCGCGGCCCGCCATCACCAAGGCCAGCAGCTTCAGCGGCATCTCCCCGGGCCTCTTGCGGGGGGACAGCACGGCCAGCAGCAAGAGCACCGGGAGGCTCTCCAAGACAG GCTCAGAGTCGTGCAGCAGTGTCGGCTCCTCGTCCAGCTCGCTGTCCCGCCCCCAGCTGCCCCTCCCGGTCTCGGCGCCATCCTGGTCCGGCGTCCCCGGCGCTCCGTCGGTCCGCCCGGCCGCCGACGCCAGGGGGTCCGTGCACCCCGAGATAATCAAGAGCGTCCAGCCGCGGCCCCCGTCGTCTGCGGATGCACCCAGCTACTTTGTGTTGCCGCTGGAGGCCTCGGGGATCCCGCCCGGCAGCGTCCTGGTCAACCCGCATACGG GCAAGCCTTTCATCCACCCAGACGGCAGCGCCGTAGTTTATAACCCGGCCTCCGCTGCTGGCAGGATCCAGCACGGCAAAACCCCGCAGCAGCAACAGCCAATCCCTGCCGcaacgcagcagcagcaacagccgGCCAATCACCTCCACTCACAG CCGATCTGTCCTTCTCTCCAGCTGTCTTCTGAGCCTGTTAACAACCCAACGGTCTCgtatcctcttcctcctcctcagttcCTGCCCGTCTGTCCTAACCAACAGTACACTGTG cccgACGCCCTCAACGCCCAGTTCAGTCACATGACGCTGGTGCAGCAGCCATCCAGCGACGTCGGTGCCTCGGGGGCAGACGGCCGCCACTACCCCGCCGtgtaccaccaccaccatggcTCCCCCGTAGTCCTGCAGggagcgccgccgccgcagcaccaccaccaacagcaccaccaccaccagcagcagcagcagcagctcgcagGCTACATGTTGGCGGGGCCGTCGGGGGGGCAACACCCAGGACTGCTGCAGGGTCAGCCCGTCCCGCTCCCGACACCGGGCCCCAACCACGCGTATCCCAGCCCCACGCCGGGGCCCGCCGCTTATCCGAACCAGCAGCTGCTCCAACAGCACACCTACATCCAACAGCCCGTGCAGCAG ATGCCGGCGTGCTACTGCTCGTCGGCCCACCACCCGCACTGCTccggccagcagcagcactaCCGGGCCCCAGTCAACCCGCTGCCCTACAACTGCCTTCAGAGCCAAAGCCTGCCCCAGCAACAAG TGCACCAAGCCATGATGCCCAACCCAGCGTCCAGCTACCAGGCCGTAGTGGGCATGCAGCCGGGCTCCAGCCTGGCTCTCACCGGCAACCAGCAAAGCAATATGAGCAACCAGATGCAAGGAATGATGGTCCAGTACCCTCCAATGCAGTCGTATCAG caGGTTTCTTTGCCACAGCAGACGTACCAACAGCCAGTGTTTGTGTCCTGTCAGCCGGGGCAGGGGGCCATGGCCATGGCCGGCATGCAGCCCTGCTACAGCCTGCTCCCCCCGAACCAGCACACCACCATGAG TTCCACAGTGAGTTTCCTGCCCGCACAGATGATGGAGCAGCTGCAGTTCTCTCAGACCTCGTCCCCCTGCGTCTCCCAGCAGCACCCAGGCCAGCAGTATGCCG GGTTGTTGCCCCCGGGCGGCGGTATGGTGATGCTGCAAATGACGGCGCCCTCCTGCCAGCAGCCCCGGGCCCCCTCCCCCTGCCAGCGGAAACAGCCGGGCCACAAACACCCGGGGCCCGAGCACCAGCGCGGCCGCAGGCCCGCGGAGCTCCCTGCGCCTCCAGACGGCGCCCAG AGCAGCCTGCCCTCGTCCCCGGCGCTCACTCCCTCGCCAGGCCAGCCGCCCAGCTTCAAGGGCCTCCCGTCGGCCATCTCGTCCATCCCTGCCATGGGAGGCCCGGcgcacccccaccaccacccgccgCTCCCTACAGCCTTCTGCCACAGTGGACAAG GTGAAACACACTACTCCCTCCTGGGCCAACCTCTGCAGTACAAACCCTCCATCAGACCCCCCCTGATCCACACCGCCCACGTCGTTGCCAAACACCAG ggTCCGCTGGGGGTTTGGCGTAGCAGTAACGGGAGGAAGGCCGGCAGAAAACCTCTGTCTTCAGATCTCAGT TGA